Genomic DNA from Candidozyma auris chromosome 1, complete sequence:
AACACAGTTGAGATAGGTTTtgattggctgcaaacatGCTCCTGAGAGCCTCGCATAATGCGGCCCCACAGCATGATACCTACTCTCTAGATCCCTAATGTTTATGAGACCCAGCCTTGATAAAAAGCCACAAAAGAAGCATGTCCATGCTTCACCGCAGTGTGTAAGTCACGACGAATAGGTGGTATCCCACCTTGCAGATTTCCCTTTGCGCAGCCATCACCAGGGAGCACCAGCAAGCCATTGGAAACACATAGATTGTATCAATAGAAACGATTTAATTGGTCAAACCTACCAGAGTATCTGTTATGCTTGAAATTTCTCTCAGGTTCAAACTCTTTTACTTTattcatttcttttctttttttttgtctttggaTTCAGATTCACATCTTCAGTGTGGTTTGGCCGCTTTCCTCCCCAAAGCAAGGACTGACCCCGGAGTGCGCGACAGTAAACCTAGAAAGCCGCTAACTTAAAACACCTCAAACTACCTCCTTTCACCACGTGAAACAAAGTGAAAGTGCTTTTTCCAAGGCACAAATTGTTGTCAGCGCCCCAACACCTCCACTTTTCTCAATTGACAACCTCCATAATAGCTAATTCTAAGTATGGGCTTGTGCGCCTCCAAAGACCCTCCCTCAAACCCAGCAGTGGACTCCAGTGACAAGCGGAATAAGCAGCAACAAGCGGTGGATCAGAGAACCAAGAACAAACTAGCAGACTCATCCGTCACTGGGCTGGAAAAAAGCAATGGCCAGGTTCGACACGGCCAAGGGCCTCACAAGGAAGAATCCTTGCAACAGACACTAGCTGCTGGCAACACCCAGAGTCTAAGGCCGGGGCTGGCTCCGACCTCCAATGCTCAGTCTCGCCAGCTGTCTTCACAAACTGCAAACGGCATCATATCACCAGCAAACGACAAGGAGGTGAAGGTGTTGCTTTTGGGCTCGGGTGAAAGCGGGAAGTCCACCATTGTGAAGCAAATGAAGATCTTACACAAGAATGGGTTTTCCGAGGAAGAGTTGTACGAATACAAGCCatttgttttcaaaaatgtgTTGGATTGCGTCAAGAACGTGGTGAATGCAATCATTGATCTTCAACCGGACTTGATCGCCGATAAGGGCACCGCCGAGGAAGCATTGGCTGCCAACATCAACGGTGCCGAGGGCCTGCGCAAGCACATTTTACGCTACGAAGATCTTAACGAGATCCTAGACTACGAGGTCTCGGTCAGCTCCGATGAACAATTCAACCCGtctgtggctgcaaaaataAAGACAGTGTACAGCTTCCCTGAAGTTCGGGCTTTCATGGAGCGCGAGCAAGGCAAATTTTACCTTATTGATTCC
This window encodes:
- the GPA2 gene encoding guanine nucleotide-binding protein subunit alpha; amino-acid sequence: MGLCASKDPPSNPAVDSSDKRNKQQQAVDQRTKNKLADSSVTGSEKSNGQVRHGQGPHKEESLQQTLAAGNTQSLRPGSAPTSNAQSRQSSSQTANGIISPANDKEVKVLLLGSGESGKSTIVKQMKILHKNGFSEEELYEYKPFVFKNVLDCVKNVVNAIIDLQPDLIADKGTAEEALAANINGAEGSRKHILRYEDLNEILDYEVSVSSDEQFNPSVAAKIKTVYSFPEVRAFMEREQGKFYLIDSTDYMLSNVERIAAADYIPTQADILRTRKKTSGIFDFRFQMSGVNMHMFDVGGQRSERKKWIHCFDNVTLIIFCVALSEYDQALLEEDSQNRLEESLTLFDSVVNSRWFSRTSIVLFLNKIDVFAKKLPFSPLENYFPDYNGGDNINKAVKYILWRFTQVNRSGLNIYPHVTQATDTSNIQLVFAAVKETILENSLRDSGILNT